The following are from one region of the Arachis duranensis cultivar V14167 chromosome 10, aradu.V14167.gnm2.J7QH, whole genome shotgun sequence genome:
- the LOC107471859 gene encoding protein LNK4 isoform X2, producing the protein MDWYYGSDVNDFLVPKDQDLLDRHPSPGCWSNWGVNANEGFNLPKKFVVMDFMDESFDNQFRLESSIHDRFNESLNNQIELESSLQDKDGSSSSSVCGGLPEKSFQQTALSCDQPNHQLQDLPRFKQTDDIFLDYVPEDLPYVDNLEKSFNFSPENQCITPGQLQKHTAASNSDDLLDIKALPANVLDSYEQSSRDEVLNEQSSLEESILHDLEMVIGQFTEKTRICFRDALYRLARNNEHQHSVQDQEKDVDMKNVMLHMDQNQTVSLLDRLLSALFISIRRPNLHVSGKDSDGIGDELRRQGDCEPYVQQDRV; encoded by the exons ATGGATTGGTACTACGGGAGTGATGTTAACGATTTTCTTGTTCCAAAAGATCAGGATTTATTGGATAGGCATCCTTCACCAGGCTGTTGGTCAAACTGGGGAGTAAATGCAAATGAAGGTTTTAATTTGCCGAAAAAGTTTGTTGTCATGGATTTCATGGACGAAAGTTTCGATAACCAATTCAGGCTTGAATCATCGATTCATGATCGGTTCAATGAAAGTTTGAATAATCAAATTGAGCTTGAATCATCTCTACAAGACAAAGATGGGTCTAGCAGTTCAAGTGTATGTGGCGGATTGCCTGAGAAATCTTTTCAACAAACTGCACTTTCATGTGATCAGCCTAATCACCAGCTTCAAGATCTACCGAGATTCAAACAGACCGATGATATTTTCTT GGATTATGTACCTGAAGATCTTCCCTATGTCGATAACCTGGAGAAATCATTTAACTTTTCACCCGAAAATCAATGCATTACACCTG GTCAACTGCAGAAACACACTGCAGCTTCAAATTCTGATGATCTCCTTGATATAAAG GCACTGCCAGCCAACGTCTTAGACTCTTATGAGCAATCCAGCAGGGACGAGGTCTTGAACGAGCAATCATCGCTTGAGGAATCTATACTGCATGATCTCGAGATGGTGATTGGGCAG TTCACTGAAAAGACCCGTATTTGCTTCCGAGATGCTCTATACCGTCTTGCCCGAAATAATGAACATCAGCATTCAGTGCAAGACCAGGAAAAAGATGTTGACATGAAAAATGTAATGCTACATATGGATCAAAATCAAACAGTGAG TCTTTTGGATCGCCTTCTCTCTGCTCTCTTTATCAGTATCCGTCGCCCGAACCTACAT